One part of the Bacteroidota bacterium genome encodes these proteins:
- a CDS encoding T9SS type A sorting domain-containing protein, with product MLCYNRNSLNFLILFLFAAFISVNGQGYNHIATDSADNYSTFANGSFTTNSGFNAWQISGSGGVFLGSAHNSGLNSPTKSFGIWSSSGYENAKISFTALRENERIVFQMSYDAISIGSRGVDIMNGSSALFTFRINSSGYQYSTNSGGTWISFGSTATKPVLTFTLVKGSGSSCSISISASAGTGLDNTVFSSLGATINAVNFFVGDTGGGSANDFFVNKIYKDLIEYTTAGDGNWSSPSTWTGGVPVVNSTIVINHNITVDNAISYNHGKITINSGKSLLFTSSGQLTIEGNWTNNGTLDMTAGGTVSFGGSSTLTLTGTNPFNNVNLSSGVNFGNASTINGTLALNSGGFVSVNAPTYGATSTLQYNNDYELASEWYANVASGQGVPQNVVINGGNVYFASLANVYRQLNGNLTINGSKAFSLSQTSGGDLKIKGNLVNNGTFHTNSRSVDFNGGAAQEISGTGTFNLNWLNVSDNSAVTVNANISVANNINVNSPSTFDCGSSVITFGSGATITGSAPLTTGTGTLVFSGSGTVNNSTSTFNNVTIGGGVNLGAGVTINGTLQISSGGFLSTNYPIYGPSSTLKYNSGTTYGRSLEWSSTSGAGYPNHVQISNNTTLNLGNAGTTTARQMAGNLTIDAGSALDMSVTGSVMERPLTVFGNITNGGTLKLGGINGPNAGDLIVKGNFTNNGTFNSNTREVVFDGTSVQTISGTTSPVFTYFALSNPAGVELGVNTTIQNRLRFDEGVLRLSNFNLSLSSGATYSGTPSATQMIVTNGTGMLKFTGTGPSTLLFPIGDETGTAEYSPAQVILNSGTETIGVRVVDAPHPSKGPGSLYLTRYWDITRDGNSSINYDLTLNYLDEDVSEPTQESSLVMGKFNGTLWTVLPTTLDATANTLTVSSQTSFSQFTGGEPSALPVELSSFNAKVSGGTVLLDWETKTEMNNYGFEVERKYSNSEWTKVGFVEGYGMSNSPKYYSFPDKPAGTGKISYRLKQIDNDGQFEYSPVVEVLVDNLPNGFVLEQNYPNPFNPETSIRFAFKEDTKATLKVYNSLGAEVAVLFDGIAEAGRYYDLKFVGNELASGFYIYKLAAGDYVSVKKMLLMK from the coding sequence ATGCTATGCTATAATCGTAATTCGTTGAATTTTCTTATTCTCTTCCTTTTTGCTGCTTTCATAAGTGTGAATGGACAGGGCTATAACCATATTGCTACGGATAGTGCTGATAATTATTCCACTTTTGCCAATGGCAGTTTTACAACCAACAGCGGGTTTAACGCCTGGCAAATTTCCGGAAGTGGTGGTGTCTTTTTAGGATCTGCCCACAATTCCGGACTTAACTCGCCCACAAAATCTTTCGGTATTTGGTCGAGTTCCGGGTACGAAAATGCAAAAATATCATTTACTGCTTTGAGAGAAAATGAAAGAATTGTTTTTCAAATGTCTTACGATGCCATTTCGATTGGGAGTCGTGGGGTAGATATCATGAATGGTTCGTCTGCACTTTTCACTTTTCGAATTAATTCATCAGGCTATCAATATTCCACCAATTCCGGGGGAACATGGATTTCGTTTGGCAGTACTGCAACGAAGCCGGTTCTAACTTTTACATTGGTTAAAGGTTCAGGAAGTTCATGTAGCATCTCAATTTCGGCTTCTGCAGGTACAGGGCTGGATAACACTGTATTCTCATCATTGGGTGCAACAATCAATGCCGTGAATTTTTTTGTTGGTGATACCGGGGGAGGATCGGCTAATGATTTTTTTGTAAATAAAATTTACAAGGACCTTATCGAATATACAACTGCCGGCGATGGAAACTGGAGTTCGCCTTCAACCTGGACAGGCGGAGTTCCTGTAGTCAATTCTACAATCGTTATTAACCATAATATAACAGTTGATAATGCAATTTCATACAATCATGGGAAAATTACAATTAACTCCGGGAAGAGTCTCCTTTTTACTTCAAGTGGTCAACTTACGATTGAAGGCAACTGGACAAACAACGGCACTCTTGACATGACAGCAGGCGGTACTGTTTCTTTTGGCGGGTCATCAACTCTCACGCTTACCGGTACCAATCCTTTCAACAATGTAAATCTCTCCTCTGGGGTAAATTTTGGAAATGCTTCTACGATTAACGGGACACTCGCTCTAAACTCGGGAGGTTTTGTATCAGTGAATGCTCCAACATACGGAGCGACTTCTACATTGCAGTACAATAATGATTACGAACTTGCTTCTGAGTGGTATGCGAATGTCGCATCAGGTCAGGGTGTTCCTCAAAATGTCGTGATCAATGGAGGGAATGTATATTTCGCAAGTTTAGCTAATGTATATAGACAGCTGAATGGCAATCTAACAATTAACGGCAGCAAAGCCTTTTCTCTTTCACAGACTTCAGGTGGCGACTTAAAGATAAAAGGAAACCTTGTGAATAACGGAACATTTCACACCAACTCGAGAAGTGTGGATTTCAATGGAGGTGCAGCCCAGGAAATATCTGGAACAGGCACATTTAATCTTAACTGGCTTAATGTCAGCGACAATTCAGCAGTTACAGTAAATGCAAATATCTCCGTTGCAAACAATATAAATGTTAACTCACCCTCAACTTTCGACTGTGGTTCAAGTGTCATAACCTTTGGAAGTGGTGCTACTATAACGGGTTCAGCACCATTAACAACAGGAACCGGAACACTTGTATTTTCCGGATCAGGAACAGTCAATAATTCCACAAGCACATTCAACAATGTTACTATCGGCGGGGGAGTTAATCTTGGTGCCGGAGTTACGATAAACGGGACACTTCAAATTAGTTCGGGTGGATTTTTATCGACAAATTACCCGATATACGGGCCATCATCCACTCTAAAGTACAATTCAGGTACAACTTACGGAAGAAGTCTTGAATGGAGCAGCACATCAGGTGCAGGTTACCCGAATCATGTTCAGATTTCAAATAATACGACATTGAATCTCGGTAATGCCGGAACGACTACTGCCCGTCAAATGGCAGGTAACTTAACGATTGATGCTGGCTCTGCTTTGGATATGTCAGTTACGGGAAGTGTGATGGAGCGTCCCCTTACTGTGTTTGGAAATATCACGAACGGCGGGACTCTTAAGTTGGGAGGCATCAATGGTCCTAATGCCGGAGACCTGATCGTAAAAGGAAACTTCACAAACAATGGAACATTTAATTCAAACACCAGGGAAGTAGTTTTCGATGGTACCTCAGTTCAAACAATCTCAGGTACTACTTCACCAGTTTTCACTTACTTCGCTCTTTCGAATCCTGCGGGAGTTGAGCTGGGGGTAAACACAACCATTCAAAACAGATTACGATTCGATGAGGGAGTTCTCCGCTTATCCAACTTTAATCTTTCGTTGTCTTCGGGTGCAACTTATTCCGGAACGCCTTCTGCAACACAGATGATTGTGACCAACGGAACAGGGATGTTAAAATTTACCGGTACCGGCCCTTCAACGCTTCTCTTTCCGATTGGCGATGAAACAGGAACAGCTGAATATTCTCCCGCACAGGTAATTTTGAATTCCGGTACCGAAACCATAGGTGTCAGAGTAGTAGATGCACCACACCCGAGCAAGGGACCGGGTTCTCTCTACCTCACCCGTTATTGGGATATTACCAGGGATGGTAATTCAAGTATTAATTATGACCTCACTCTTAATTATTTGGATGAAGATGTGAGTGAACCAACACAGGAATCTTCCTTAGTGATGGGAAAATTCAACGGTACGCTCTGGACTGTTTTGCCAACAACTCTCGATGCGACTGCTAATACCCTCACCGTTTCGAGTCAGACTTCATTTTCCCAATTTACTGGTGGGGAGCCTTCTGCCCTCCCTGTCGAACTCTCCTCCTTCAATGCTAAAGTTTCCGGCGGCACTGTTCTTCTCGACTGGGAAACAAAAACCGAAATGAATAACTACGGTTTCGAGGTGGAACGAAAATATTCCAATTCCGAATGGACGAAAGTCGGATTCGTTGAAGGTTACGGAATGTCGAACTCACCGAAATATTACAGCTTCCCTGACAAACCTGCTGGCACCGGAAAAATTTCCTACAGACTGAAGCAAATCGACAACGACGGGCAGTTTGAGTACAGTCCGGTTGTCGAAGTGCTTGTTGACAATCTTCCGAACGGATTCGTGCTGGAGCAGAATTATCCAAATCCGTTTAATCCTGAAACTTCGATCAGATTCGCGTTCAAAGAGGATACGAAAGCAACACTCAAAGTTTACAACTCCCTTGGTGCCGAAGTGGCAGTTCTCTTCGACGGAATTGCTGAGGCAGGCAGATACTATGATCTTAAGTTCGTAGGAAACGAACTAGCTTCAGGTTTTTATATTTATAAACTTGCTGCCGGTGACTATGTTTCCGTAAAGAAAATGTTGCTGATGAAGTAA
- a CDS encoding T9SS type A sorting domain-containing protein produces the protein MKKLITILILCGWSVFGQTPKTVTMDGATNNASAFGASYTLGTDNNCTYYIAWDGTYIYVGWTGGNTNYSSDMYYVAFDTDPHGSNGSLSGIQGATFSSGNQQKFDYYLYYENNSSFGGVPTTNGNAYERWSVNSGNWVFVSRTGGDDGTNSQVVFSGTGGEIRIRIPWSDLGFTPGASAPLGISFWTNNASGNYIWSTFPISNPTGSTNQLLDKYIYYPSTGSGVTPSTAWSEQSLPVELTSFNAAIRNGIVDLKWETATEINNYGFEVERKSALTDWNKIGFVEGYGSTNSPKFYSFSDKPTGTGKISYRLKQIDNDGKYEYSPIVEVLVDNLPNGFVLEQNYPNPFNPETSIRFALKEDTKATLKVYNSLGAEVATLFDGTAEAGRYYDVKFGSGELASGFYIYKLVAGDYVSVKKMLLMK, from the coding sequence ATGAAAAAGTTGATTACAATTTTAATATTGTGCGGGTGGAGTGTGTTTGGGCAAACACCAAAAACTGTGACTATGGATGGAGCTACGAATAATGCTTCCGCTTTTGGAGCTTCTTACACTCTGGGAACAGATAACAATTGCACATATTATATTGCTTGGGATGGTACATATATCTATGTTGGCTGGACGGGAGGCAACACAAATTATTCATCAGATATGTACTATGTTGCTTTTGATACAGATCCTCATGGATCGAATGGAAGTTTAAGTGGGATACAGGGAGCAACTTTTAGCAGCGGTAATCAGCAAAAATTTGACTACTATTTATATTATGAAAATAATTCATCCTTCGGAGGAGTACCTACCACAAATGGCAACGCATATGAAAGGTGGTCAGTCAATTCTGGTAATTGGGTATTTGTTTCAAGAACGGGTGGAGACGATGGCACAAATTCACAAGTAGTTTTTTCCGGTACCGGGGGTGAAATCAGGATCAGGATTCCGTGGTCAGATTTAGGTTTCACACCTGGGGCATCGGCCCCATTGGGAATTTCATTCTGGACTAATAATGCCAGTGGGAATTATATTTGGTCAACATTCCCTATTTCAAATCCTACAGGGTCAACCAACCAACTCTTGGACAAATATATTTATTATCCAAGTACTGGAAGTGGTGTTACACCATCTACCGCTTGGTCTGAGCAATCTCTCCCTGTCGAACTGACCTCATTCAACGCTGCAATCCGAAATGGCATTGTTGATTTGAAATGGGAAACCGCAACCGAGATTAACAACTATGGTTTCGAAGTTGAGAGAAAATCCGCTTTGACGGATTGGAATAAAATCGGCTTTGTTGAGGGTTATGGCTCGACCAATTCTCCGAAGTTCTACAGCTTCTCTGACAAACCAACTGGTACTGGAAAAATTTCATACAGACTGAAACAAATAGACAACGACGGAAAGTATGAATACAGCCCGATAGTTGAAGTGCTGGTTGACAATCTTCCAAACGGTTTTGTTCTGGAACAGAATTATCCAAATCCGTTCAATCCGGAGACCTCGATAAGGTTCGCACTGAAGGAAGATACTAAAGCAACACTAAAGGTTTACAACTCACTTGGTGCCGAAGTTGCTACTCTCTTTGACGGAACAGCCGAAGCAGGCAGATACTATGATGTGAAATTTGGCAGCGGAGAACTCGCTTCCGGTTTCTACATTTATAAACTTGTTGCCGGCGATTATGTTTCTGTTAAGAAAATGTTGCTGATGAAGTAA